From Pseudomonas sp. AN-1:
GCGTCGTCACGACAGGCTCGGCGGATGCCGGGCGCTGGATGGCCAGGTCGCTGCGCGGGAACAGCCGGCAGGCGAGCACCAGGCCCTGTTCACGGTCGATGGCGTTGACGTGGCGACGGCTCATCCGTCCGCAGTCGAATTCGCCGCTGACCACCTGCACCTTGCACAGGCCGCAGCCGCCGCCGCGGCAGCCGACCGGGATGCAGCGCCGGGCTTGCCGCTCCATGGCGGCCAGTACGTTCTGCTCGTCACTGCAGGCGAAGCGCTGCCCGCTGGCGGTTTCGGTGATCTGGAAGGTCTGGCTCATGGCGCACCTCAGCCACGCAGGCGCAGGGCTGCGCTGACCGCCAGGCGGAACAGGCGCTGCAGGCCAGAACGGGAAGGCGCGGGGGCAGGGCGCTCGGAAGGGAAGAAGATGCGGCGCTCGCGCTGTTCGGCGCGCGCACGGATGGCAGTGTTCATGACGACCGTACCTGTTGTTTTTGTCTGTGCGGCTGGCCTCGGCAGCTTGGCTTGCCGGGCGAGAGGACAAGAGCAACAGCTGTGCCAAACCACCCGCAAGGGTCCGCCAACTAATAACAAGCCATTGATTCAAAAGGATTTTTATTTGATGTGCGGCACGCGACGCAGCTGGAAAGGCTCGTCGCACGGCAGAAGGCAGGCATGGCGTGGCGATGAAATTGATGATTTGGTGAATTCCCGGGCCCGCCAGCCGGCGCCAAACGCCGCCGCACGCCGCCCCGGGCGCCCGGCACGGAGAAATTCAGCAAATGCTCAATTTCCGCATTCTTTGATCATCTGGTTGATTTTTTCCCGGCAAGCCGTTTCCATGCAGCAATAGGCCGCCCACGCGCGCCACGCCTCCCCGCCACAACAACAAGCAAGGGGCCCACCCGAATGGCGATCAAGTACAAGCCGCAACTGCAGTACCCGGACATCCAGGACCTCAGCAGCCAGATCCGCTTCGTCAGCCAGGAAGGCAAGATCTGGCTGGGCGAGCAGCGCATGCTGCTGATGCCGCTGTCGGCGCTGGCCAACTTCCGCCGCGAGATGGTCGACCTGCTCGGCATCGAGCGCGCCAAGGGCTTCTTCCTGCGCCTGGGCTACCAGTCCGGGCTCAAGGACGCCGAGCTGGCGCGCAAGCTGCGCCCCGACTCCAGCGAGCTGGACATCTTCCTCGCCGGCCCGCAGCTGCACATGCTCAAGGGCATGCTGCGCTCGCGACCGATCGAGGTGGACATCGACGTGGAAAAGGGCCGCTTCTACGCCGAGATCGACTGGCTGGACTCCTTCGAGGTGGAGATCTGCCAGACCGAGCTGGGCCTGATGGACCAGCCGGCCTGCTGGACCCTGCTCGGCTACGCCTGCAGCTACACCTCGGCATTCATGGGCCGCGAGATCATCTTCAAGGAAGTCAGCTGCCGCGGCCGCGGCGACGACAAGTGCCGGGTGATCGGCAAGACCGCCGAGGAGTGGGCCGACTCCGCCGAGTTCAAGGCCTACTTCAAGAACGACCCGGTGATCGAGGAGCTCTACGAGCTGCAGTCGCAGGTCGCCACCCTGCGCAGCCGCCTGCACAGCCACGACGGCCAGTACTACGGCGTCGGCCAGTCGCCGGCCTACCAGCGCATCTGCCAGACCATCGACAAGGCCGCGCGCGGCAAGGTGTCGGTGCTGCTGCTCGGCGAGACCGGGGTGGGCAAGGAGGTGATCGCGCGCAGCGTGCACCTGCGCAGCGCGCGCGCCGAGCAGCCGTTCGTCGCGGTGAACTGCGCGGCCATCCCGCCGGACCTGATCGAGGCCGAGCTGTTCGGCGTGGAGAAGGGCGCCTACACCGGCGCCAGCCAGTCGCGCGCCGGGCGCTTCGAGCGCGCCCACGGCGGCACCATCTTCCTCGACGAGGTGATCGAGCTGACCCCGCGCGCCCAGGCCACCCTGCTGCGCGTGCTGCAGGAAGGCGAACTGGAGCGGGTCGGCGGCCAGCAGACGCGCAAGATCGACGTGCGGGTGATCGCCGCCACCAACGAGGATCTGGCCGAGGCGGTGCAGGCCGGACGCTTCCGCGCCGACCTGTACTACCGCCTCAACGTGTTCCCGGTGCAGATCCCGCCGCTGCGCGAGCGCCGCGAGGACCTGCCGCTGCTCGCCGAGCACTTCCTCAAGAAGTTCCACGAGCAGTACGCCAAGAAGACCCTCGGCTTCTCCGACCGGGCCCTGGAGGCCTGCCAGCAGTACGCCTGGCCGGGCAACATCCGCGAGCTGGAGAACGTCATCGAGCGCGGGGTGATCCTCACCGACAGCAACGAGAGCATCAGCGTCGAGGCGCTGTTCCCCGGCCTGGCGCTGGCGGGACAGCGCGGCGGCGTGCGCCTGTCGCGCGCCGGCGAACTGACCGCCGGCGGCGCCGAGACGGCGCGGCACTGGGTCGAGCAGATCCTCGACGCCGGCATCGGCCTCGACGAGGTCGAGGCCATCCTGATGCGCGAGGCGATGCGCCGCGGCCAGCACAAGGTGTCGCGCGCCGCACGCCTGCTCGGCATGACCCGCCCGGCGCTGGCCTACCGGCTGAAGAAGGTCGAGGGCGGCCTGCCCGGCGAGTGACGCCCGTCGCCCTGTTCCACGTGGAACATCAGAGCAGGCGCAGCAGCA
This genomic window contains:
- a CDS encoding sigma-54-dependent Fis family transcriptional regulator encodes the protein MAIKYKPQLQYPDIQDLSSQIRFVSQEGKIWLGEQRMLLMPLSALANFRREMVDLLGIERAKGFFLRLGYQSGLKDAELARKLRPDSSELDIFLAGPQLHMLKGMLRSRPIEVDIDVEKGRFYAEIDWLDSFEVEICQTELGLMDQPACWTLLGYACSYTSAFMGREIIFKEVSCRGRGDDKCRVIGKTAEEWADSAEFKAYFKNDPVIEELYELQSQVATLRSRLHSHDGQYYGVGQSPAYQRICQTIDKAARGKVSVLLLGETGVGKEVIARSVHLRSARAEQPFVAVNCAAIPPDLIEAELFGVEKGAYTGASQSRAGRFERAHGGTIFLDEVIELTPRAQATLLRVLQEGELERVGGQQTRKIDVRVIAATNEDLAEAVQAGRFRADLYYRLNVFPVQIPPLRERREDLPLLAEHFLKKFHEQYAKKTLGFSDRALEACQQYAWPGNIRELENVIERGVILTDSNESISVEALFPGLALAGQRGGVRLSRAGELTAGGAETARHWVEQILDAGIGLDEVEAILMREAMRRGQHKVSRAARLLGMTRPALAYRLKKVEGGLPGE
- a CDS encoding 2Fe-2S iron-sulfur cluster-binding protein, whose amino-acid sequence is MSQTFQITETASGQRFACSDEQNVLAAMERQARRCIPVGCRGGGCGLCKVQVVSGEFDCGRMSRRHVNAIDREQGLVLACRLFPRSDLAIQRPASAEPVVTTPAR